One stretch of Priestia megaterium DNA includes these proteins:
- a CDS encoding TrkH family potassium uptake protein, whose amino-acid sequence MKKQIIKLTPPQLLVSIFGGGIIIGALLLMMPFSTTEPIRWVDALFTSTSAMTVTGLAVVDTGTRFTVIGQTIIMLLIQIGGLGIMSFAVLIFMMLGKKIGFKERMLVQQALNQTSVGGVVLLVKRLFIFSFLIEFVALIFLAIRWVPEFGWSKGLFFSLFHSISAFNNAGFGLLSDNLVQYVGDPIINITISFLFIIGGLGFTVLADMWVKKSYKKLTLHSKIMIISTFAINVAAMLFIFFLEYGNSHTLGNLSFGDKIWASYFQAVTTRTAGFNTIDLAHLHDATVFLMVLLMFIGAGSASTGGGIKLTTFVVIVFSVWAFLRSREDIVLLKRRLLPLHVFKALAITMISIMFVFGAIFLLNISENLPFVKIMFEVVSAFGTVGLSMGATPELSYFGRVIIIFIMFLGKVGPLTLAFSLSKQKREAVRYPNEDIMLG is encoded by the coding sequence ATGAAAAAACAAATCATTAAACTCACCCCTCCGCAGCTGCTTGTTTCTATTTTTGGTGGAGGAATTATTATTGGTGCGCTTCTATTGATGATGCCTTTTTCTACTACTGAGCCAATCCGGTGGGTAGACGCTCTTTTTACGTCTACTTCTGCGATGACGGTAACCGGCTTAGCGGTCGTAGATACGGGCACGCGTTTTACCGTCATTGGTCAAACGATTATTATGCTGTTAATTCAAATAGGCGGTCTTGGTATTATGTCATTTGCCGTGTTGATTTTTATGATGCTCGGTAAAAAAATTGGATTTAAAGAGCGTATGCTCGTTCAGCAGGCCTTAAATCAGACGAGCGTCGGCGGAGTGGTGCTGCTAGTTAAAAGGCTGTTTATCTTTTCATTTTTAATTGAGTTTGTTGCACTTATCTTTTTAGCGATACGCTGGGTTCCGGAGTTCGGATGGTCTAAGGGGCTGTTCTTTAGCTTGTTTCATTCGATCTCGGCTTTTAATAACGCAGGGTTCGGGCTGTTGTCTGATAACTTAGTTCAGTATGTAGGAGATCCCATTATTAACATAACGATTTCTTTTCTATTTATTATTGGCGGGTTAGGCTTTACCGTCCTTGCTGATATGTGGGTGAAAAAATCGTATAAAAAGCTAACGCTGCATTCAAAAATTATGATTATCAGCACGTTTGCGATTAATGTAGCTGCCATGCTTTTTATTTTTTTCTTAGAGTACGGCAATTCACATACGCTCGGAAATTTGTCATTCGGAGACAAAATATGGGCGTCTTATTTTCAAGCGGTAACGACAAGAACTGCTGGATTTAATACAATTGATTTAGCTCACCTGCATGACGCCACGGTCTTTTTAATGGTTTTATTGATGTTTATTGGTGCAGGAAGTGCGTCAACAGGAGGCGGTATCAAACTAACAACGTTTGTGGTGATTGTCTTTTCCGTATGGGCATTTTTACGAAGCCGGGAAGATATTGTTTTACTGAAGAGAAGGCTTCTTCCTCTTCACGTGTTTAAGGCATTAGCCATCACGATGATTTCGATTATGTTTGTGTTTGGAGCCATTTTCTTGTTGAATATTTCGGAAAACCTACCGTTTGTAAAAATTATGTTTGAAGTGGTCTCAGCGTTTGGAACAGTAGGTTTATCAATGGGAGCGACTCCTGAACTTTCATACTTTGGACGCGTGATTATTATTTTTATCATGTTTTTAGGAAAAGTGGGGCCATTAACGCTTGCGTTTTCATTATCAAAACAGAAGCGAGAAGCTGTACGATATCCAAACGAAGATATTATGCTAGGGTAG
- a CDS encoding potassium channel family protein, with translation MKKQFAVLGLGRFGGSLVEEFANLDVDVLAIDRNQEVVNKYSNSATYVVQANAIDEASLKGLGIRNVDHALISFGDDIEASVLATMLLKDMGVKQVWVKAVNMYHQKVLEKIGADKVIHPERDIAKRIAHHVVSEKIIDYIELSKDYSIVEIVASKKLHNKTLFDLNIRAKYGCNIIGFQRKDGEMVISPTAHETIEQGDMLIVIGHNRDLNRFEEEGV, from the coding sequence ATGAAAAAACAGTTTGCTGTATTGGGATTAGGCCGTTTTGGAGGCAGTTTGGTTGAAGAGTTTGCTAATTTGGATGTGGATGTGCTGGCTATTGACCGCAATCAAGAGGTAGTAAATAAATATAGCAACTCAGCTACATATGTTGTGCAAGCGAACGCAATTGATGAAGCTAGCTTAAAGGGGCTAGGTATTCGCAATGTTGATCATGCTCTTATTTCATTTGGGGATGATATTGAAGCAAGCGTGCTCGCAACCATGCTTTTAAAAGATATGGGTGTTAAGCAAGTATGGGTAAAAGCAGTGAATATGTATCATCAAAAAGTGCTGGAGAAAATAGGAGCGGACAAAGTTATTCATCCGGAGCGCGATATTGCTAAGCGCATTGCTCATCACGTGGTATCAGAAAAGATCATTGATTACATTGAACTCTCAAAGGACTATAGCATTGTTGAAATTGTCGCTTCCAAAAAACTTCATAATAAAACGCTTTTTGATTTAAATATTCGTGCAAAGTACGGCTGCAACATTATCGGATTTCAGCGAAAAGACGGAGAAATGGTGATTTCGCCTACGGCACATGAAACAATTGAACAAGGAGATATGCTGATTGTCATCGGACATAATCGCGATTTGAACCGTTTTGAAGAAGAAGGAGTTTAA
- a CDS encoding carboxymuconolactone decarboxylase family protein: protein MARVLLTNEEGTNFEEALNLIPHVKRLYDELYDTLWNSDIVERETKEKIRLYLAGVNGCETCMSMSYVGDKTLNQKVLSEEEIEERDRLLFRFIDVYRVRPRDLTDADMNQIKKHYSDTQLLELLAVINLFDQFHKLIVSLDLYDFCSLQPK from the coding sequence ATGGCAAGAGTTTTGTTAACAAATGAAGAGGGAACAAATTTTGAAGAAGCATTGAATTTAATTCCACATGTAAAAAGATTGTATGATGAGCTTTACGACACCCTTTGGAACAGCGATATAGTAGAAAGAGAGACAAAGGAAAAAATCAGGCTTTATCTAGCGGGTGTGAACGGCTGTGAGACGTGTATGAGCATGTCATATGTAGGGGATAAGACGCTTAATCAAAAAGTATTAAGCGAAGAAGAAATTGAAGAAAGAGATCGACTACTGTTTCGATTTATTGATGTATATCGGGTGCGTCCAAGGGATTTGACGGATGCTGATATGAATCAAATAAAGAAACATTACAGTGATACGCAGCTATTAGAACTGTTGGCTGTTATTAATTTGTTTGATCAATTTCACAAACTGATTGTCAGTTTAGATTTATATGATTTTTGCAGTTTGCAGCCCAAGTGA
- a CDS encoding Lrp/AsnC family transcriptional regulator — MKIDEIDLSILQALQQNSRLSLRELGKQINLSPPSVAERVRQLESFGVIKRYTIDIDYEKLHLPVSCFIEVTMKNGEHERFKRFISQYPYALFCERIAGQACFITKLQLPHLHVLEQFINEITPYAKTISHIALSHVEMSSALLSHLKDEK, encoded by the coding sequence TTGAAAATTGATGAAATTGATTTATCGATTCTGCAGGCGCTGCAGCAAAACAGCCGTCTTTCCTTAAGAGAGCTGGGAAAACAAATTAACTTGTCTCCTCCTTCAGTGGCAGAGAGAGTACGACAGCTAGAAAGCTTTGGTGTTATAAAAAGGTATACGATTGATATTGATTATGAGAAGCTGCATTTACCCGTATCATGTTTTATTGAAGTAACTATGAAAAACGGAGAGCATGAGCGTTTTAAGCGATTTATTTCTCAGTATCCCTATGCTTTATTCTGTGAACGCATCGCCGGGCAAGCCTGCTTTATTACAAAGCTTCAGCTTCCTCACCTGCACGTACTCGAACAATTTATTAACGAAATTACACCTTATGCAAAAACGATTTCACACATCGCCCTTTCTCACGTGGAGATGTCTTCTGCATTACTGAGTCATTTAAAAGATGAAAAGTGA
- a CDS encoding peptidyl-prolyl cis-trans isomerase, producing the protein MSSTPLKLLLAVLTAFGLLTGCGGKHSNTLFPSVEISQLSSAKEVAAYEGGKVTGAEFNRFLAVEGFLNPDAPLNDTSYRKELLRRLVMQKILITHLKTSDKVQKQVEDMWKQIKHSYDKGTRKQGYEVLNIRSSDVTNQLTNQFKLEEYFRKQITSDELTAYYKRIENDLTRVSFTQLAFPTLHDADAVADELQKGTSLQEVQKKYADVQTISKIENADNLKLSSLSPSFIDVLKKQHIGESSEPIKMGKVYYILILKQKDKKTESEVKEEMMKELVLNHINRYIQDELPRFQVTFNLR; encoded by the coding sequence ATGAGTTCAACACCGTTAAAGCTGCTGCTAGCAGTATTAACAGCGTTTGGACTTTTGACAGGCTGCGGAGGGAAGCATTCAAACACGTTGTTTCCTTCTGTAGAAATTAGTCAGCTATCTTCTGCCAAAGAAGTGGCAGCGTATGAGGGAGGCAAGGTGACAGGAGCCGAATTCAACCGTTTTTTAGCCGTTGAAGGGTTCTTAAATCCTGATGCTCCGCTAAATGATACAAGCTACCGCAAAGAGTTGTTGCGGCGGCTTGTCATGCAAAAAATCTTAATTACGCATCTAAAGACAAGCGATAAAGTGCAAAAACAAGTGGAGGATATGTGGAAGCAAATTAAACACTCATATGACAAGGGTACAAGAAAGCAAGGTTATGAAGTCTTAAACATTCGTTCTAGTGATGTAACCAACCAGCTAACGAATCAGTTTAAATTAGAAGAATATTTCCGTAAACAAATTACGTCTGATGAACTAACTGCTTACTATAAACGTATTGAAAACGATCTAACGCGCGTATCTTTTACGCAGCTGGCGTTCCCCACTTTACATGATGCCGATGCCGTTGCGGATGAACTGCAAAAGGGAACATCGCTTCAAGAAGTTCAAAAAAAATATGCTGATGTCCAGACAATCAGCAAAATAGAGAATGCTGATAATCTAAAGCTTTCAAGTCTATCTCCCTCTTTTATAGATGTTTTAAAAAAACAGCACATCGGAGAGAGTAGTGAGCCCATTAAAATGGGTAAAGTCTATTATATTCTTATTTTAAAACAAAAAGATAAAAAAACGGAATCCGAAGTTAAAGAAGAAATGATGAAAGAACTTGTTTTGAATCATATCAACCGGTATATCCAGGATGAACTGCCAAGGTTTCAGGTGACTTTCAACCTTAGGTAG
- a CDS encoding S1C family serine protease — MDPRDYEREQERKEEYENRQQRYDQYQPASSSQPPRRRLFPVIASSIAGAVLGGGIVLYGAPQLGLMDSADTQTANQTTQTQTATTTSTTPRTVSTTVNQSDLVSVVNKVSAAVVGVNNIQQQTNPFSGDTQTQEAGTGSGVIFKKENGKAYVVTNNHVIDGASEVEVSLSNGQKEKAKIVGADALTDLAVLEMSDKNVEQVAKFGKSSDLVAGETVLAIGNPLGEQFSRTVTQGIVSAAKRSVPISDNWNVDAIQTDAAINPGNSGGALINSSGEVVGINSMKISEDNVEGIGFALPSDEVQPTIEQLMKNGKITRPYMGVGLQDVGQLSAATKQNQLGLTSDTSEGVVVTTVEPFSSASDAGLQSKDVIVAIDGNEVKTSSDLRQYLYTKRKVGDTVKLDVYRNGKKQTISLKLSEQQDNNG; from the coding sequence ATGGATCCACGTGATTATGAAAGAGAGCAAGAACGAAAAGAAGAATATGAAAACCGCCAGCAGCGCTACGATCAGTATCAGCCTGCGTCATCATCACAGCCTCCAAGAAGACGCTTATTTCCAGTGATTGCATCTTCTATCGCCGGAGCAGTTCTAGGGGGAGGAATTGTGCTATACGGCGCTCCGCAGCTGGGGTTAATGGATTCAGCTGATACGCAAACAGCGAATCAAACAACGCAGACTCAAACCGCAACGACAACGAGCACAACGCCTCGAACAGTAAGCACAACCGTGAATCAGTCAGATCTTGTTTCAGTTGTAAATAAAGTATCAGCTGCTGTTGTAGGCGTGAACAATATTCAACAGCAAACAAATCCATTTTCTGGAGATACCCAAACGCAAGAAGCAGGAACGGGTTCCGGTGTTATTTTCAAAAAAGAAAATGGAAAAGCATACGTTGTGACCAATAACCACGTTATTGACGGCGCAAGCGAAGTAGAAGTGTCACTTTCAAACGGACAAAAAGAAAAAGCTAAAATTGTCGGAGCTGATGCGCTAACGGATTTAGCGGTTCTGGAGATGTCTGACAAAAATGTTGAACAAGTGGCGAAGTTCGGGAAATCATCGGATTTAGTAGCGGGTGAAACGGTGCTTGCAATCGGAAATCCTCTTGGTGAACAATTTTCTCGTACGGTCACACAAGGTATCGTGAGCGCAGCAAAACGCTCTGTCCCTATTTCAGACAATTGGAACGTAGATGCAATTCAAACGGATGCGGCGATTAATCCAGGAAACAGCGGCGGTGCCTTGATTAATTCTTCCGGTGAAGTAGTCGGTATCAACAGTATGAAAATTTCAGAAGACAATGTAGAAGGCATAGGCTTTGCTCTTCCAAGTGATGAAGTGCAGCCGACGATTGAACAGCTGATGAAAAACGGAAAAATAACGCGTCCATATATGGGGGTAGGTCTTCAAGATGTAGGTCAGCTTTCAGCTGCAACAAAACAAAACCAGCTAGGTCTAACAAGCGATACGTCTGAAGGAGTTGTCGTAACGACGGTTGAACCGTTCTCTTCTGCTTCTGATGCAGGTTTACAATCAAAAGACGTGATTGTTGCCATCGATGGAAATGAAGTCAAAACATCCAGTGATTTACGTCAATATCTATACACAAAACGCAAAGTAGGAGACACGGTAAAATTAGACGTGTACCGCAATGGAAAAAAACAAACCATTTCTCTGAAGCTTTCAGAGCAGCAGGATAACAATGGATGA
- a CDS encoding response regulator transcription factor, translating into MSFTLYLVEDEQNLNEVLTLYLQKEGWEVRSFFNGTDAKEMIATPPHLWILDIMLPDIDGYQLIREIKQQTPHVPVIFISARDADIDRVLGLEMGSDDYLSKPFLPRELVIRANKLLNRVYGSNQKKTDTITLTPYEIDLHTRTVSENGKPIDLTSKEFDFLVTISKDLGQAFSREQLLNLIWGEDYFGTDRVVDDLVRRVRKKMPQARIETIYGYGYRMMKA; encoded by the coding sequence TTGAGCTTTACACTATATTTAGTAGAGGATGAACAAAATTTAAACGAAGTTTTAACCCTTTACCTTCAAAAAGAAGGCTGGGAAGTTCGCTCATTTTTTAACGGCACGGACGCCAAAGAAATGATTGCAACTCCTCCGCACCTGTGGATTTTAGATATTATGCTGCCTGACATTGACGGGTATCAGCTCATTCGCGAAATCAAGCAGCAAACGCCACATGTGCCTGTTATTTTCATCTCAGCCCGCGATGCCGATATTGACCGGGTTCTTGGGCTTGAAATGGGCAGCGACGACTATTTATCAAAGCCTTTTTTGCCTCGTGAACTAGTTATTCGAGCAAACAAACTGCTAAACCGCGTATATGGTTCCAATCAAAAGAAAACCGATACCATTACGCTGACTCCTTATGAAATCGATTTACATACCCGTACAGTCAGTGAAAATGGAAAGCCGATTGATTTAACGTCTAAAGAATTTGATTTTCTTGTCACTATCTCAAAAGACCTTGGACAGGCTTTTTCACGAGAGCAGCTGCTGAATCTCATTTGGGGAGAAGATTATTTCGGCACAGACCGAGTGGTGGATGATTTAGTAAGGCGCGTGCGTAAAAAAATGCCGCAAGCACGAATTGAAACGATTTACGGATACGGATACCGGATGATGAAAGCATGA
- a CDS encoding sensor histidine kinase yields the protein MKNKSLAFQIWLVISGILLLISILLAILFPTTLRQFFTNEIYTTIENEQHILKEYGLPSRSGEYYFSNEDSEPTLGNRTVDHILLPEHADISYFSSRVLPQDFLRKAQEDAISQRKIVARYEKDLGNRTLFYVIRKVSVNGQPAFLLSFSWDTYRNALTSTLFKQLLLVISIVFLFSWLPSIWLSRYLSKPLVSLEKDVKKIAEQNWHEPVTVNRSDEIGKLGASIEQMRKRLVSKDEAQQTLLQNISHDLKTPVMVIQSYAQSIQDGIYPKGDLSQTVKVIEDESKNLEKKIRDLLYLTKLDYMSTHQLAQDDFDFTALLHEVVDRLRWRRPEIQWEFDDVNATIKGDKELWTKVLENVLDNQLRYAETKVSLSLAKHQTNVQCTISNDGPPIDQSVLQHLFEPFKKGANGEFGIGLSIVKRIVTMHGGAITAENTDAGVTFSITIPI from the coding sequence ATGAAAAACAAGTCGCTTGCATTTCAAATTTGGCTCGTCATCTCCGGTATTTTACTGCTTATTTCAATTTTGCTCGCTATTTTATTCCCAACGACGCTCAGGCAGTTCTTCACGAATGAAATTTATACCACTATTGAAAATGAACAGCATATTTTAAAAGAATACGGCCTGCCAAGCCGCTCAGGTGAATACTACTTTAGCAATGAAGACAGTGAACCAACACTTGGTAATCGAACCGTGGATCATATTTTATTGCCTGAACATGCGGATATCTCTTATTTTTCATCACGGGTGTTGCCTCAAGACTTTTTGAGAAAAGCACAGGAAGATGCAATCAGTCAGCGAAAAATCGTCGCTCGCTATGAAAAAGATCTCGGCAACCGGACGCTTTTTTATGTGATTCGAAAAGTAAGCGTAAACGGACAGCCTGCTTTTTTGCTTTCATTTTCGTGGGATACGTATCGCAACGCGCTTACTTCTACTCTTTTTAAACAGCTGCTTCTTGTAATTTCAATTGTATTTCTATTCAGCTGGCTTCCATCTATTTGGCTATCAAGATATTTAAGCAAGCCGCTTGTATCGCTTGAAAAAGATGTAAAAAAAATTGCCGAACAAAATTGGCATGAGCCCGTTACAGTCAACCGTTCCGATGAAATTGGCAAGCTAGGTGCCTCCATCGAGCAAATGCGCAAAAGGCTCGTATCTAAAGATGAAGCACAGCAAACGCTGCTTCAAAATATTTCACACGATTTAAAAACACCGGTTATGGTTATTCAAAGCTACGCTCAGTCGATTCAAGACGGCATTTATCCAAAAGGTGATTTATCTCAAACGGTAAAAGTTATTGAAGATGAATCCAAAAATCTTGAGAAAAAAATCCGCGATTTGCTTTACTTAACCAAACTTGACTATATGTCCACTCATCAGCTTGCACAAGATGACTTTGATTTTACTGCACTTCTTCATGAAGTAGTGGATCGCTTGCGGTGGAGGCGCCCTGAAATACAGTGGGAATTTGACGACGTAAACGCAACGATTAAAGGAGACAAAGAGCTGTGGACAAAAGTTCTTGAAAATGTACTCGACAATCAGCTGCGCTATGCCGAGACGAAGGTTTCACTTTCACTTGCTAAACACCAAACGAACGTTCAATGTACAATCAGCAACGATGGTCCCCCGATTGATCAAAGCGTGCTTCAACACTTGTTTGAACCGTTTAAAAAAGGAGCAAATGGTGAATTCGGTATTGGCTTAAGCATCGTAAAGCGTATTGTTACGATGCACGGTGGAGCAATTACGGCTGAAAACACAGACGCCGGAGTGACGTTTTCAATTACTATTCCTATATAA
- a CDS encoding D-cysteine desulfhydrase has protein sequence MNLTQFSRRKYTDYPTPLEKLSVLSQQLNGPSIYMKRDDMLGLTGGGNKTRKLEYLVADAKAQGADVLVTCGAIQSNHCRLTLAAAVKEQMKCVLILEEGENKASDQPTGNYFLYHLLGAHDMRFVAEGLDLTAEMKKVERELIEKGHKPYLIPVGGSNVIGATGYAACAQELLMQSYEQQIKLSHVVCTSGSGGMHAGLVAGFQGLQSDVSVIGMNVSRAKEEQEMKVAKLTSELYDHLHSKTPFKKEEIVCMDECVGPGYAVPTEEMVEVVKLVASTEGILLDPVYTGKAMAGLIDLIRKGYFKKDENVVFIHSGGSPALYAYTSIFS, from the coding sequence ATGAACTTAACTCAATTTTCTAGAAGAAAATATACGGATTATCCTACACCTTTAGAAAAGCTATCGGTTTTATCTCAGCAGTTAAATGGACCTTCAATTTATATGAAGCGCGATGATATGCTTGGACTGACAGGGGGCGGAAATAAGACGCGTAAGCTTGAATATTTAGTAGCTGATGCAAAGGCGCAAGGAGCAGACGTGCTTGTAACGTGCGGTGCGATACAATCCAATCACTGTCGTTTGACGCTCGCTGCGGCTGTAAAAGAACAAATGAAATGCGTGCTCATATTGGAAGAAGGTGAAAATAAAGCAAGCGATCAGCCGACAGGAAACTATTTTCTTTATCATTTATTAGGCGCTCATGACATGCGGTTTGTCGCTGAAGGTTTGGATTTGACAGCGGAAATGAAAAAAGTAGAGCGAGAGCTAATTGAAAAAGGTCATAAGCCATATTTAATTCCAGTAGGAGGTTCGAATGTTATCGGTGCAACCGGATACGCTGCCTGTGCACAAGAGTTGCTTATGCAAAGTTATGAGCAGCAAATAAAGCTTAGCCACGTGGTTTGCACAAGCGGCAGCGGGGGTATGCATGCAGGATTAGTGGCAGGCTTTCAAGGTCTTCAAAGTGACGTGTCTGTTATTGGAATGAATGTCAGTCGTGCTAAAGAAGAACAAGAAATGAAAGTTGCCAAGCTGACGAGTGAACTTTATGATCATTTACATAGTAAAACGCCTTTTAAAAAAGAAGAGATTGTGTGTATGGATGAATGTGTAGGTCCAGGGTATGCTGTTCCGACAGAAGAGATGGTGGAAGTAGTCAAACTTGTGGCCAGTACGGAAGGGATTTTATTGGATCCTGTGTATACGGGAAAAGCCATGGCTGGTCTAATTGATTTAATTCGAAAAGGTTATTTTAAAAAAGATGAAAATGTGGTGTTTATCCACTCAGGAGGTTCACCGGCTCTTTATGCCTATACATCAATTTTTTCATAA
- a CDS encoding acyl-CoA thioesterase, giving the protein MSEKAVLCSVSRVVKSQHIFPNDLNNHHTLFGGKIVADMDMTASLSAAKHSRKSCVTASIDHVDFIEPVTEEDFISYEAFVVVTGKSSMIIFVKVIAENLLTGIKRIAATSFLTFVALENGKPAPVPQVIAQTEEEKSLQKVALERKESKKTQVEHSKAIASILSKSLRSSN; this is encoded by the coding sequence ATGAGTGAAAAAGCAGTACTTTGCAGCGTCTCACGAGTAGTCAAATCACAGCACATTTTTCCAAATGACCTAAACAATCACCACACCCTTTTTGGTGGAAAAATTGTCGCTGACATGGACATGACGGCTTCTCTTTCGGCGGCTAAACATTCCCGAAAGTCGTGTGTTACAGCTTCCATTGATCATGTTGACTTTATCGAACCCGTCACCGAAGAAGATTTTATTTCATATGAAGCATTCGTTGTTGTCACAGGAAAAAGCTCTATGATTATTTTTGTTAAAGTGATTGCCGAAAATTTGCTAACGGGCATTAAGCGTATTGCAGCTACTTCTTTTCTCACCTTTGTTGCATTAGAAAACGGGAAACCTGCCCCCGTTCCTCAAGTTATTGCTCAAACTGAAGAAGAAAAAAGTCTTCAAAAAGTAGCTCTTGAACGAAAAGAGTCCAAAAAAACGCAGGTTGAGCACAGCAAAGCGATTGCGAGCATTTTATCTAAATCTTTGCGCAGCAGTAATTAA
- a CDS encoding GntR family transcriptional regulator, translating into MRYIGFMKNNIQPLKRLSLREEVYQTLKHNIVMLEFQPEQKLQDKELAEQFGVSRTPVREALKRLEDEGLVQTTPGSSTKVAPLNLEEAKQSFIVVAALHALAAKLACTSLQEEDMGELIKNNQSLEHAIKTRHVLKAIEADEAFHSVFLKRANNIELERVVKQTSAKIQRLEIARFSSLASLASVDQHKEIINACRQKEAALTSQLVETNWLTLGEALTSEEESK; encoded by the coding sequence ATGCGATATATTGGTTTTATGAAAAATAACATTCAACCTCTCAAACGACTTTCTTTAAGGGAAGAAGTCTATCAAACACTTAAACACAATATTGTTATGCTTGAATTTCAGCCGGAACAAAAGCTTCAGGATAAAGAACTGGCTGAGCAATTTGGAGTTAGCCGCACTCCTGTTCGAGAAGCATTAAAAAGGCTTGAAGATGAAGGCCTTGTCCAAACGACACCTGGCTCTTCTACAAAAGTGGCTCCATTAAACCTTGAGGAGGCAAAACAATCTTTTATTGTCGTCGCAGCTCTTCATGCACTTGCTGCTAAGCTGGCTTGTACTTCGTTACAAGAAGAAGATATGGGCGAACTAATCAAAAACAATCAATCTCTAGAACATGCAATCAAAACAAGACATGTCCTTAAAGCGATTGAAGCGGATGAAGCATTTCATTCCGTCTTTTTAAAACGGGCGAACAATATAGAGCTAGAACGTGTTGTAAAACAAACAAGCGCCAAAATTCAGCGTCTGGAAATCGCTCGTTTTTCTTCTCTTGCTAGCCTTGCTTCGGTTGATCAGCACAAAGAAATCATAAACGCTTGCCGTCAAAAAGAGGCCGCACTGACATCGCAGCTTGTCGAAACGAACTGGCTGACACTAGGTGAAGCGCTGACAAGTGAGGAGGAATCCAAGTGA
- a CDS encoding DMT family transporter produces the protein MKPLLLGIAASFFFAFTFVLNRAMDLSGGSWAWSASLRYFFMVPLLLVLVYFWGGIKPVVAEIKAHPQKWLLWSTVGFGFFYAPLCFASAYGPGWLIAGTWQITILSGSLLAPLFYKEGKRRGGIPFKQLGFSFIILIGVVLMQLEHATELSAATALLCTIPILIASFAYPLGNRKMMEVSSLNTFQRVLGMTLSSLPFWIILSVYAYVTDGLPKTTQIYQSSLVALLSGVCATVLFFAATDLVKKDSQKLGAVEATQSMEVLFALLGEVFLLSSPLPSILSWVGMGVIVAGMVLHSYQTSHNKAIPQKELTY, from the coding sequence GTGAAGCCTCTTTTATTAGGCATTGCTGCATCATTCTTTTTTGCTTTTACATTCGTTTTAAATCGAGCGATGGATTTATCCGGAGGCAGCTGGGCGTGGAGCGCATCGCTGCGCTATTTTTTTATGGTACCTCTTTTGCTTGTGCTTGTTTATTTTTGGGGTGGTATTAAACCTGTGGTGGCAGAAATAAAAGCCCATCCGCAAAAATGGCTGCTTTGGAGCACGGTTGGATTTGGCTTTTTTTACGCTCCTCTTTGTTTTGCTTCAGCCTACGGTCCCGGCTGGCTTATTGCAGGCACTTGGCAAATCACAATTTTATCGGGGTCTCTCCTAGCTCCTTTGTTTTACAAGGAAGGAAAACGGCGAGGAGGCATTCCTTTCAAGCAGCTAGGTTTTTCGTTTATTATTTTAATAGGAGTTGTGCTCATGCAGCTTGAGCATGCGACTGAACTGTCGGCCGCTACTGCCTTGCTTTGTACCATTCCCATTTTGATTGCCTCTTTTGCGTACCCGCTTGGCAATCGTAAAATGATGGAGGTGTCGTCACTTAATACGTTTCAGCGCGTGCTTGGAATGACGCTTTCAAGCCTGCCGTTTTGGATTATTCTTTCTGTCTATGCCTACGTGACCGATGGACTACCAAAAACAACTCAGATTTATCAAAGCAGTTTAGTTGCTTTACTTTCAGGCGTATGTGCAACGGTTTTATTTTTTGCGGCAACCGACCTTGTTAAAAAAGATTCTCAAAAGTTAGGTGCAGTTGAAGCTACACAATCGATGGAAGTTTTATTTGCCCTGCTAGGAGAGGTCTTCCTTCTATCAAGTCCTTTGCCATCGATTCTTTCTTGGGTCGGAATGGGAGTTATCGTAGCAGGCATGGTGCTTCACAGCTACCAAACGAGTCATAACAAAGCTATACCGCAAAAAGAATTGACCTACTAA